The nucleotide window GCACGTAATCATTGGTGGCTGACTGGTTACGGAAGCCGTCAACGCTGCGCATCACTTCCAGCATGTGCGTTGCATAATCTTCCCAGTCGGTTGCCATGTGGAACACGCCGCCCGGCTTCAGCTTGCGCAGCACCCGCTCCGCAAAGGGCACCTGCACGATGCGGCGCTTGTTGTGGCGCGCTTTGTGCCACGGGTCGGGGAAGAAGAGCTGTACCATGCGCAGCGCGTTATCCGGAATCATATTCTCCAGCACTTCAACGGCGTCATGGCACATCACGCGCAGATTCGTCACGCCCGCTTCCTTCGCGGAAGCCAGACAGGCGCCTACGCCTGGGGCATGCACTTCGATACCGAGAAAGTTCTGGTGCGGATTGTTCTGCGCCATGGTGACCAGCGACGCCCCCATGCCGAAGCCGATCTCCAGCACCAGCGGTGCCTCGCGCCCGAACAGCGCCACCATATCCAGCGGCTGTGCCTGGTACTCGACGCCCATCTCCGGCCAGTAATTATCGAGCGCGAGCTGCTGTCCTTTCGTTAAGCGCCCCTGGCGGCGCACAAAACTGCGGATACGGCGTAAAGGCCGCCCGTTCTCATCAAATTCCGGGGTGATGACGTCATTAATCATGTTGAAGCCTGCTGGTTAGCCTGTTCAGGGAAACGGGCATTATGCAAAGTTAGATAGCAGAAGCAAGCCTTTGCAATCTTCCGGTTTACACCCTGATGTCTCTGTGCTGGAATTCCTGCCTGATTGTAGAGTAAACACGGAAAATTTCCTTCTTATGATGCAGGCGCCAGAGTTCGCGCAACAGGTACTGGAGTGGTATCAACGCTTCGGTCGTAAAACCCTGCCGTGGCAGCTGGAGAAAACGCCTTATAAAGTCTGGCTCTCCGAAGTGATGCTGCAGCAGACGCAGGTTGCCACCGTTATCCCTTATTTTGAACGCTTTATGGCGCGCTTTCCCACGGTAGCCGATCTGGCCGCCGCCCCGCTG belongs to Candidatus Pantoea soli and includes:
- the trmB gene encoding tRNA (guanosine(46)-N7)-methyltransferase TrmB, with translation MINDVITPEFDENGRPLRRIRSFVRRQGRLTKGQQLALDNYWPEMGVEYQAQPLDMVALFGREAPLVLEIGFGMGASLVTMAQNNPHQNFLGIEVHAPGVGACLASAKEAGVTNLRVMCHDAVEVLENMIPDNALRMVQLFFPDPWHKARHNKRRIVQVPFAERVLRKLKPGGVFHMATDWEDYATHMLEVMRSVDGFRNQSATNDYVPRPETRPLTKFEQRGQRLGHGVWDLMFERVK